The following coding sequences are from one uncultured Desulfobacter sp. window:
- a CDS encoding FeoB-associated Cys-rich membrane protein, which produces MGNIIVGLIVAVALFYLIRRMIKTFKGESSCGCGGTCSCQGCTPGFQESCCSAIEDSDTDRTDIT; this is translated from the coding sequence ATGGGAAACATTATAGTTGGACTGATTGTGGCAGTCGCCTTGTTTTATTTGATAAGGAGAATGATCAAAACGTTTAAAGGAGAATCTTCGTGTGGTTGCGGCGGCACTTGCAGTTGCCAAGGGTGCACGCCCGGCTTTCAGGAAAGCTGCTGCAGCGCCATCGAGGATTCTGACACCGACCGGACTGATATAACGTAA
- the feoB gene encoding ferrous iron transport protein B, with amino-acid sequence MSVAIALAGNPNAGKTTLFNELTGARQQVGNYPGVTVEKKQGTCVSEAGTFEIIDLPGTYSLTAYSLEEVVARDYLVNEKPAMVVNIVDASNLERNLYLSVQFMEMGIPVCLALNMMDVAQKRGIEIDLDKLSELLGVPVVPMVARTGKGKEALLAQVAKGIDKPASPLMISYGQDIDKALDEMEKIIKEEQFLTDVYSARWVGLKYLENDTQILELGAGRDKETADKLMAIGEKLQRHMSATLDVHPEGMIADQRYGFINSVLKQNVIRFAFDRNRLQRSDQIDKVLTNRFLGPLIMVGVLAALYQFTFTYSALPVAWIEGLFGWISGVMDAVLPDGLLKSMIVSGIIDGVGGVMGFVPLIMFMFLGISFIEDSGYLARMAFMLDRVFRIFGLHGSSVMAFIVSGGIAGGCAVPGVMATRTLKSPRERLATLLTVPFMNCGAKLPVYALLVAAFFPNKQASIMVILTLISWIGALLVAKLLRSTVIRGESTPFVMELPPYRFPTLKGLWIHTWERTWQYMKKAGTVILGISILLWAMMTFPGLDATTSAQFESWRTAITDSVPAGVLKELETADEGAELSPEAQKVQDALAGIDGEAALTRLENSIAGRIGKGLEKISYLAGFDWRTNIALVGGFAAKEVVVSTLGTAYSLGDVDPDSTDSLSQRLAKSPGWGPVTAFALMIFTVFYAPCFVTVVCIARETGSWKWAAFSVGFNTALAFVLSVVTYQVGSLIVN; translated from the coding sequence ATGAGTGTCGCCATTGCCCTTGCGGGGAATCCCAACGCCGGAAAAACAACCCTTTTCAACGAATTGACAGGCGCCCGCCAGCAGGTGGGCAACTATCCCGGGGTAACCGTTGAGAAAAAACAGGGCACCTGCGTTTCTGAGGCCGGTACCTTTGAAATCATAGATCTGCCCGGCACCTATTCCCTGACTGCCTATTCCCTGGAAGAGGTGGTGGCAAGGGACTATCTGGTCAATGAAAAACCGGCCATGGTCGTTAATATTGTGGATGCCTCAAACCTGGAGCGTAACCTCTACCTCTCCGTGCAGTTCATGGAAATGGGTATTCCGGTGTGTCTGGCCCTGAACATGATGGATGTGGCACAAAAAAGAGGCATCGAGATCGATCTTGACAAGCTGTCCGAACTTTTAGGTGTTCCTGTGGTGCCCATGGTGGCCAGGACCGGCAAAGGTAAAGAAGCGCTGCTGGCCCAGGTTGCAAAGGGCATTGACAAACCCGCCTCGCCTTTGATGATCTCCTACGGCCAGGACATTGATAAAGCCCTGGATGAGATGGAAAAGATCATCAAAGAAGAACAATTTTTAACGGACGTTTATTCGGCCCGTTGGGTGGGGCTTAAGTATTTAGAGAATGACACCCAGATTCTTGAACTTGGCGCCGGCCGGGACAAAGAGACCGCAGATAAGCTCATGGCCATTGGAGAAAAACTCCAGCGTCATATGTCCGCCACCCTTGACGTTCACCCCGAAGGCATGATTGCCGATCAGCGGTACGGCTTTATCAACTCCGTACTCAAACAGAATGTGATCCGATTTGCCTTCGACCGCAACCGGCTCCAGCGCTCGGACCAGATTGATAAGGTGCTGACAAACCGCTTTTTAGGACCTTTGATCATGGTGGGGGTGCTTGCCGCCCTGTACCAGTTTACCTTTACCTACAGTGCGCTGCCGGTGGCGTGGATTGAAGGCCTTTTCGGCTGGATCAGCGGGGTGATGGATGCCGTTCTGCCCGACGGGCTTCTCAAATCCATGATTGTGTCGGGTATCATTGACGGTGTGGGCGGTGTCATGGGGTTCGTGCCCCTGATTATGTTCATGTTTCTGGGGATTTCATTTATTGAGGATTCAGGATACCTGGCCAGGATGGCCTTTATGCTGGACCGGGTTTTCCGGATATTCGGGCTTCACGGCAGTTCGGTCATGGCCTTTATCGTTTCCGGGGGCATTGCCGGCGGATGTGCCGTGCCCGGCGTCATGGCTACCCGGACACTGAAATCTCCCCGGGAGCGGCTGGCCACCCTTTTAACCGTTCCGTTCATGAACTGCGGTGCCAAACTGCCGGTGTATGCCCTGCTGGTGGCTGCCTTTTTCCCCAATAAACAGGCCTCGATCATGGTTATTTTGACCTTGATTTCCTGGATCGGCGCCCTGCTGGTGGCAAAACTATTAAGGAGTACAGTGATCCGGGGTGAATCCACACCCTTTGTCATGGAACTGCCCCCCTATCGGTTTCCCACCCTCAAAGGCCTTTGGATTCACACCTGGGAGAGAACCTGGCAGTATATGAAAAAGGCCGGGACCGTGATCCTGGGGATTTCCATTCTCCTGTGGGCCATGATGACCTTTCCCGGGCTGGATGCAACAACCTCGGCCCAATTCGAATCCTGGCGCACAGCCATTACCGATTCAGTTCCGGCAGGGGTTTTAAAGGAACTGGAAACCGCAGATGAAGGCGCTGAACTCTCTCCCGAGGCCCAAAAGGTTCAGGACGCCCTGGCAGGTATAGACGGTGAGGCTGCCCTGACCCGGCTGGAAAATTCCATTGCCGGCAGAATCGGCAAAGGCCTTGAAAAAATTTCTTACCTGGCCGGATTTGACTGGCGTACCAATATTGCTTTGGTGGGCGGGTTTGCGGCCAAGGAGGTTGTGGTCTCTACACTGGGAACGGCCTACTCCCTTGGGGATGTGGACCCTGACAGCACCGACTCCCTGAGCCAAAGGCTTGCCAAGTCTCCCGGATGGGGGCCTGTAACTGCCTTTGCCCTGATGATTTTTACGGTGTTTTATGCGCCTTGTTTTGTCACTGTTGTTTGCATTGCCCGGGAAACCGGATCTTGGAAATGGGCTGCTTTTTCCGTAGGGTTTAACACGGCCTTGGCCTTTGTGCTGTCTGTCGTGACGTACCAGGTCGGCTCCCTGATAGTGAATTAA
- a CDS encoding acetyl-CoA C-acetyltransferase — translation MNKAVIVSATRTPLGSFGGSLSGMGATTLGGLVIREAIRRADIEDDVVDECIMGMVLPCGYGQNPGKQAVVKAGLPWEVEAITVNKVCGSSLKAVMLAAQAIQCGDADVVVAGGMETMSMAPYYMDKARWGHRMGPGRIEDHMVHDGLWDVVNDFHMGMSNELCSERWAVTREDQDQFAAQSYARANKAVAQGRFKDEIMPVSIPQRKGDPKIFDTDECPKETSYEFLSKMKPAFKKDGVGTAGNASIISDGASAVVLMSEAKAKELGCTIMAEIGAQASYGIDMKYVLMAPIYAIPKVLKKQGITLNDVDLFEINEAFAGTSAGINKVLELDPEKVNVNGGSVSLGHPIGASGARVLTTLLYEMAKRDVKTGLASLCLGGGEAVALVINR, via the coding sequence ATGAATAAAGCAGTAATCGTCAGTGCCACCCGAACCCCTTTAGGCAGTTTTGGCGGCTCATTGAGCGGCATGGGGGCCACAACTCTTGGGGGTCTTGTCATCAGGGAAGCCATCCGGCGTGCTGATATTGAAGATGATGTGGTGGATGAATGTATCATGGGCATGGTTCTGCCCTGCGGATACGGCCAGAACCCGGGAAAACAGGCGGTGGTCAAGGCAGGTCTGCCCTGGGAAGTGGAGGCCATTACCGTAAACAAAGTGTGCGGGTCATCGCTGAAAGCCGTGATGCTGGCCGCCCAGGCCATCCAGTGCGGCGATGCCGATGTGGTGGTGGCCGGCGGCATGGAGACCATGAGCATGGCGCCTTATTACATGGACAAGGCCAGATGGGGGCACCGCATGGGACCGGGCCGCATTGAGGATCATATGGTCCATGACGGACTGTGGGATGTTGTCAACGATTTCCACATGGGCATGTCCAATGAACTTTGCTCCGAGCGCTGGGCGGTGACCCGGGAGGACCAGGACCAGTTTGCGGCCCAGTCCTATGCAAGGGCCAACAAGGCGGTGGCCCAGGGACGGTTTAAAGATGAAATTATGCCCGTTTCAATCCCCCAGCGAAAGGGTGATCCCAAAATCTTTGATACCGATGAATGCCCCAAGGAGACAAGCTACGAATTTTTGAGCAAAATGAAACCGGCGTTTAAAAAAGACGGTGTGGGTACGGCAGGCAATGCATCCATCATCTCCGACGGCGCAAGCGCCGTGGTCTTGATGAGCGAAGCAAAGGCAAAGGAGCTGGGATGCACGATCATGGCTGAAATCGGCGCCCAGGCCTCCTACGGCATTGACATGAAATATGTGCTCATGGCGCCCATTTACGCCATCCCCAAGGTGCTAAAAAAGCAGGGGATCACGCTCAACGATGTGGACCTGTTTGAAATCAACGAAGCCTTTGCCGGTACCTCGGCCGGCATCAACAAGGTTCTGGAACTGGACCCGGAAAAGGTGAACGTAAACGGTGGTTCCGTCTCTTTGGGACATCCCATCGGTGCCTCGGGCGCACGGGTGCTGACCACGTTATTGTATGAAATGGCCAAAAGAGATGTGAAGACCGGCTTGGCATCGCTCTGCCTGGGCGGCGGAGAGGCGGTGGCACTGGTCATCAACAGATAA
- a CDS encoding TetR/AcrR family transcriptional regulator, translating into MARQKPTPASGADVPTQIKNEKLVRKRRRQIIDATVKLAIEHGYHNTTTRMIAKAAGFSIGSLYEYISSKEDLLYLVCSAIHEEVKNAVEEALSGDVCEKAQLAAAIRQYFIVCDNMADHVLLMYQVTQFLPDKWKKRVLDTELDISNTFVRALAQLSGQNNFPRLDEKTCSLVGHNISVLGHMWAFRRWYFKKKFTIDEYIKTQTDFILGLIY; encoded by the coding sequence ATGGCCCGGCAAAAGCCAACGCCTGCATCCGGGGCAGATGTCCCCACACAAATAAAAAATGAAAAGCTGGTCCGCAAACGGCGTCGACAGATTATTGATGCCACGGTCAAGCTGGCCATCGAACATGGTTACCACAATACCACCACGCGGATGATTGCCAAAGCGGCCGGTTTTTCCATCGGCTCTTTGTATGAGTATATCAGCTCCAAGGAAGATCTGTTGTATCTGGTGTGCAGCGCCATCCACGAAGAGGTTAAAAACGCCGTGGAAGAAGCCCTGTCCGGTGACGTCTGTGAAAAGGCACAGCTGGCCGCAGCCATTCGCCAGTATTTTATTGTGTGTGACAACATGGCGGATCATGTGCTGCTCATGTACCAGGTCACCCAGTTTTTACCGGACAAATGGAAAAAAAGGGTGCTGGACACGGAACTGGATATTTCCAATACATTTGTTCGGGCGCTGGCCCAACTGTCCGGGCAAAATAATTTCCCCCGCCTGGATGAAAAGACATGCAGCCTGGTGGGACACAATATTTCCGTGCTCGGACATATGTGGGCCTTTCGTCGGTGGTATTTCAAGAAAAAATTTACCATAGACGAGTACATCAAAACCCAGACAGATTTTATCCTGGGACTTATTTATTAA
- a CDS encoding class I SAM-dependent methyltransferase, with translation MDTPGAFTAKIYDTALYFVLKSIRQDIIRLIPNHDTRILDLCCGTGDQLKRLSGAGFSKLTGVDLSPDMLKVAARGNKIATLIKCDVQQTGLPDSSFDIIIISFAVHEKTAGVQANMIAEARRLLASGGQLVLVDFSLDDSAGVTSKIAVDMLERMAGKEHYRNFKAYVRNGGMSPVIQNYFEIQKQIRHVRGVASIWIVTPK, from the coding sequence ATGGATACCCCAGGTGCATTCACTGCAAAGATATATGACACCGCCCTTTATTTTGTCTTGAAAAGCATCCGGCAGGATATCATCCGTTTGATCCCGAACCATGATACACGCATTTTGGATCTGTGCTGCGGTACCGGAGATCAGCTTAAAAGATTATCCGGTGCCGGGTTCAGCAAATTGACGGGCGTGGATCTATCTCCAGACATGCTGAAAGTTGCTGCAAGGGGCAACAAAATAGCCACACTAATTAAATGCGATGTACAGCAAACGGGCTTGCCCGATTCAAGTTTTGACATCATCATTATTTCATTTGCTGTACATGAAAAAACTGCCGGGGTGCAAGCGAATATGATTGCCGAGGCCCGGCGACTTCTCGCCTCTGGGGGACAGCTTGTTCTCGTGGATTTTTCTTTGGATGATTCGGCCGGAGTGACCAGCAAGATCGCTGTCGATATGCTTGAGCGCATGGCCGGAAAAGAACATTATCGCAATTTTAAAGCCTATGTACGCAACGGCGGCATGTCCCCTGTAATTCAAAACTATTTTGAAATCCAGAAACAGATTCGCCATGTACGGGGCGTTGCCAGTATTTGGATCGTCACGCCCAAATAA
- a CDS encoding YheU family protein: MKAVKVPYDQLTPEALEGVVEEFVTRDGTDYGETEASLDTKINQVMNQVRTGKAVVVFDPESETCNIFRADDPALKGIN, translated from the coding sequence ATGAAGGCGGTTAAAGTACCCTATGATCAGCTAACTCCCGAGGCGCTTGAAGGTGTCGTTGAAGAGTTTGTTACCCGTGACGGAACCGATTACGGGGAGACGGAAGCCTCCCTGGATACCAAAATCAATCAAGTCATGAATCAGGTTCGAACCGGAAAAGCCGTGGTTGTTTTTGATCCTGAATCGGAAACCTGTAATATCTTCAGGGCTGATGATCCTGCCTTGAAAGGTATAAACTAA
- a CDS encoding GIY-YIG nuclease family protein, which yields MGNWSTYLLRCADASLYCGVTNDLEKRLASHNQGTASKYTRSRIPVTLAAVRHKLSKSEAYKLEYIVKKTRTDKKIKTLLDWKFSNEGG from the coding sequence TTGGGAAACTGGTCAACTTATCTATTGAGATGTGCCGACGCCTCTTTGTATTGCGGGGTGACCAACGATCTGGAAAAACGTCTGGCAAGTCACAATCAGGGCACCGCGTCAAAATATACCCGGTCCCGAATTCCCGTGACACTGGCCGCTGTCCGTCATAAGTTGTCGAAATCCGAGGCGTACAAATTGGAATACATCGTTAAAAAGACCCGGACCGATAAAAAAATTAAAACCCTGTTGGATTGGAAATTCAGTAATGAAGGCGGTTAA
- a CDS encoding 3-hydroxybutyryl-CoA dehydrogenase: MEVKTFGVVGSGQMGNGIAQVAAAAGMNVIMSDIKEEFCQRGLATISGSMDRLLKKEKITQADKDATLARITTTTDLKDMAKADFVVEAAVEREDLKFQIFRDLDAACPGNVILASNTSSIPIGSIAAQTSRPDKVIGMHFMNPVPMMKLVEVIKGIATSEETFQLTWDLSKKFGKVPAEANDFPGFIANRILMPMINEAIFCLYQSVGTKEDIDTVMKLGMAHPMGPLTLADLIGLDTCLAIMETLYDGFKDSKYRPCPLLRKYVQAGWLGRKTGKGFYDYK; the protein is encoded by the coding sequence ATGGAAGTAAAAACTTTTGGTGTTGTTGGTTCCGGCCAGATGGGTAACGGTATTGCCCAGGTGGCTGCTGCGGCAGGTATGAATGTAATCATGAGTGATATAAAAGAAGAGTTCTGCCAGAGAGGCCTTGCCACAATCTCAGGCTCCATGGACCGTCTGTTGAAAAAAGAGAAAATAACCCAGGCGGATAAGGACGCCACCCTTGCCAGAATCACCACCACTACGGATCTCAAAGATATGGCCAAAGCCGATTTCGTGGTGGAAGCCGCTGTGGAAAGAGAAGACCTGAAATTTCAAATTTTCAGGGACCTGGACGCCGCCTGTCCGGGCAACGTAATCTTAGCCAGCAACACCTCATCCATTCCCATCGGCAGCATTGCCGCCCAGACCTCCCGGCCGGACAAAGTGATCGGCATGCATTTCATGAATCCCGTCCCCATGATGAAACTTGTGGAGGTCATCAAGGGAATCGCCACGTCCGAAGAGACCTTTCAACTGACCTGGGACCTGTCCAAAAAATTCGGCAAGGTGCCGGCCGAAGCCAATGACTTCCCCGGATTCATTGCCAACCGGATTCTGATGCCCATGATCAATGAGGCGATCTTCTGTCTTTACCAGAGCGTTGGCACAAAAGAGGACATTGATACGGTCATGAAGCTTGGTATGGCCCATCCCATGGGGCCGTTAACCCTGGCCGATCTCATTGGCCTGGATACCTGCCTTGCCATCATGGAAACCCTGTATGACGGATTCAAGGACTCCAAATACCGGCCCTGCCCGCTGTTGAGAAAATATGTTCAAGCCGGCTGGTTAGGAAGAAAAACAGGCAAGGGATTTTACGACTATAAATAG